In a single window of the Danio aesculapii chromosome 20, fDanAes4.1, whole genome shotgun sequence genome:
- the foxq1b gene encoding forkhead box protein Q1b, which produces MKLEVFSASRLVDKPLDMCSDMDVNVASPLSTEEELGSDGDCSANSPGPGAPVSDGKAKPYTRRPKPPYSYIALIAMAIRDSNTGRLTLAEINEYLMKKFPFFRGSYTGWRNSVRHNLSLNDCFLKVLRDPSRPWGKDNYWMLNPHSEYTFADGVFRRRRKRISKKILGGAESPERAPADDSRLPARDESVSKFSSSFAIDSILSKPFMRREQSTDDTCFGTNRLMLSANPHFLPLAMGYPPQSGFQVSSEVSNFFPIYRCNTADITNISRMPDIQSSIPGLAHSHTTLQEAGFHPFRIDSLLS; this is translated from the coding sequence ATGAAGTTGGAGGTTTTCTCTGCGAGTCGCCTTGTGGACAAGCCGCTGGACATGTGTAGTGACATGGATGTGAACGTCGCTTCACCGCTGTCCACGGAGGAGGAATTGGGCTCGGATGGAGACTGTTCAGCCAACAGTCCAGGACCCGGTGCCCCTGTGTCGGACGGGAAGGCGAAACCGTATACGCGTAGACCCAAACCACCATACTCCTACATCGCGCTTATTGCAATGGCCATACGCGATTCCAACACCGGTCGTCTCACACTTGCTGAAATAAACGAATACTTAATGAAAAAGTTTCCGTTTTTTCGGGGCAGCTACACGGGGTGGCGAAACTCTGTACGGCATAACTTGTCATTAAACGACTGCTTTTTAAAAGTGTTGCGAGATCCCTCGCGTCCGTGGGGCAAAGACAATTATTGGATGTTGAACCCACACAGCGAGTACACTTTCGCAGACGGCGTTTTCCGCCGGAGGAGGAAGCGCATCAGTAAGAAGATCCTGGGCGGTGCGGAATCCCCAGAGCGCGCGCCCGCGGATGACAGCAGGCTTCCAGCGCGCGACGAAAGCGTCTCTAAGTTTTCCAGCTCCTTCGCCATAGACAGCATCCTCAGCAAACCGTTCATGCGAAGGGAGCAGAGCACAGATGACACGTGTTTTGGTACCAACAGACTAATGCTGTCAGCAAATCCTCACTTTCTGCCACTCGCCATGGGCTATCCGCCACAGAGCGGTTTCCAGGTCAGTTCTGAGGTGTCGAATTTCTTTCCAATCTACAGGTGTAATACCGCGGACATTACTAACATCAGTCGAATGCCGGACATACAGAGTTCCATTCCGGGTTTGGCACACTCCCACACTACTCTACAAGAGGCTGGATTTCACCCCTTCAGAATAGACTCTTTGCTGTCATGa
- the foxf2b gene encoding forkhead box protein F2, protein MTTESSHGPLQSAPPTRTSPATTALHPGLMNSTGNLEEHGAVSKSKKTNSGLRRPEKPPYSYIALIVMAIQSAPTKRLTLSEIYQFLQTRFPFFRGSYQGWKNSVRHNLSLNECFIKLPKGLGRPGKGHYWTIDPTSEFMFEEGSFRRRPRGFRRKCQAMKPMYRMMNGLGFGSAILPQSFDYQSPTGALACHSNGYNLDLSGSGYESISSGHHGHMSPSSRHGYMSSCPMPGNGDYGAESNTSPVPSSPAVAGALEGHSPYSESTALWASSNSPYLKQPNTVTSNSQPTGQHPGIFTYSLEQGYIQQSARDNADMSVGLSRYPTHSSPVGERKDFMLNFNGITSFHPSAGGYYHHHHHHHHHQSMHQDVKPCVM, encoded by the exons ATGACGACTGAAAGCTCTCACGGACCCCTGCAGTCGGCGCCCCCGACAAGGACCAGTCCGGCGACCACCGCGCTACATCCAGGACTGATGAACTCGACAGGTAACTTGGAGGAGCATGGCGCAGTGTCAAAGAGTAAAAAGACCAACTCAGGTCTGCGACGCCCGGAGAAACCGCCCTACTCTTACATTGCTCTCATTGTGATGGCAATTCAGAGCGCACCAACCAAGAGATTGACACTTAGTGAGATTTACCAGTTTTTACAAACACGCTTCCCGTTTTTCCGAGGTTCTTATCAGGGCTGGAAAAACTCTGTTCGGCACAACCTGTCTCTGAACGAGTGCTTCATTAAACTACCAAAAGGTCTTGGGCGACCGGGTAAAGGACACTACTGGACCATAGACCCAACCAGTGAGTTTATGTTCGAGGAAGGGTCGTTTCGGCGAAGACCCCGGGGATTTAGGAGAAAATGCCAGGCTATGAAACCAATGTACAGAATGATGAACGGCCTAGGGTTCGGTTCCGCCATTTTACCTCAGAGCTTCGACTATCAATCGCCTACCGGTGCACTTGCGTGCCATAGCAATGGCTATAACTTGGACCTGTCTGGCAGTGGTTATGAGTCAATAAGCAGTGGTCATCACGGCCACATGTCCCCAAGCTCTAGACACGGCTATATGTCTAGCTGCCCAATGCCCGGGAACGGAGACTATGGTGCGGAGAGCAACACCAGCCCAGTCCCGTCCTCTCCTGCAGTGGCAGGCGCGCTTGAAGGCCACTCGCCGTATTCAGAGAGCACAGCACTGTGGGCTTCTTCAAACTCTCCATACCTAAAACAGCCGAATACCGTCACGAGCAATTCACAGCCGACAGGCCAGCATCCCGGCATATTCACCTACTCTCTGGAGCAGGGTTACATACAACAAAGCGCAAGAGACAACGCAGACATGTCAG TGGGTTTATCGCGCTATCCGACACATTCTTCCCCAGTCGGAGAACGGAAGGACTTCATGTTGAATTTTAACGGGATTACCTCCTTCCACCCGTCTGCAGGCGGATATtatcatcaccaccatcaccatcatcaccatcagaGTATGCACCAAGACGTCAAACCTTGCGTGATGTAG